From one Desulfurococcus sp. genomic stretch:
- a CDS encoding DNA topoisomerase VI subunit B: protein MSEVTVEEKYRAISPAEFFYKYREIAGFSNPARALYQSIRELVENALDATDAHGILPDVKITIKRVDEIQEFYKITVEDNGIGIPPDVVPNAFGRVLFSSKYVLRQTRGMYGLGVKMAVLYGQMTTGRPVEVVTSRRGHRRIYYFKLRIDVNRNEPVVVEKGSWSKTVDWHGTIVSLTIEGDWSRAKQKIKEYLFKTAVAVPYANIVALTPEDELIYYPRITEVMPPPPVEVKPHPHGVDFEMLKHMVSTGSYNTIKDLLIGEFQGIGEVTAERILSQVGIEPVRKPGELSDGEILALVNTLKVLEGVKPPSARAISPLGKELIEASLKRVFQPEFVYAVSRRPQAYHGHPFAVEVGLAYGGGTPLSESDKPIILRYANKIPLLYDEGSDVATLVVKEDIDWGNYMISFPAPLAVLVHVCSTKVPFKGVGKESIADVPEVRREIKLSLMEALRELRKHLLKKAREEDLRRKAERIAKYIPEVVRSIASVISSNDKSIESKLAEKLVVIVSKRTGIPAPEILSVLETVEVGG, encoded by the coding sequence ATGAGCGAGGTCACAGTAGAAGAAAAGTACAGGGCTATTAGTCCAGCAGAATTCTTCTACAAGTACAGGGAGATTGCAGGATTCTCTAATCCAGCTAGAGCACTATACCAGTCGATTAGAGAACTCGTGGAAAACGCTCTAGATGCAACCGACGCCCATGGCATCCTCCCGGATGTAAAGATAACTATTAAGAGGGTTGACGAGATCCAGGAGTTCTACAAGATTACAGTTGAGGATAACGGGATAGGTATACCCCCCGACGTGGTTCCAAACGCTTTCGGGAGAGTCCTCTTCAGCAGTAAGTACGTGTTAAGGCAGACGCGTGGAATGTACGGTCTCGGCGTTAAAATGGCTGTACTCTACGGTCAGATGACGACTGGAAGACCTGTTGAAGTCGTCACGAGTAGACGGGGCCATAGAAGAATATACTATTTCAAGCTGAGAATAGATGTCAACAGGAATGAACCTGTAGTTGTCGAGAAAGGCTCGTGGAGTAAAACCGTGGATTGGCATGGCACTATAGTATCGCTAACAATTGAAGGAGACTGGAGTAGAGCTAAACAGAAGATCAAGGAGTACCTGTTTAAAACCGCGGTAGCCGTCCCCTACGCTAACATCGTTGCTTTAACCCCTGAGGACGAGCTGATATACTACCCCAGGATCACTGAGGTAATGCCGCCTCCACCAGTCGAGGTTAAACCCCACCCCCATGGTGTTGACTTCGAGATGCTGAAGCACATGGTTTCCACGGGTAGCTACAATACGATCAAGGATCTCTTGATAGGTGAATTCCAGGGGATCGGCGAGGTTACAGCTGAACGGATTCTAAGCCAGGTTGGCATTGAACCTGTGAGAAAACCAGGTGAGCTCAGCGACGGAGAAATCCTAGCGTTAGTTAACACCCTTAAGGTGCTTGAGGGAGTGAAGCCTCCATCAGCTAGAGCTATCTCACCGCTCGGAAAAGAACTGATAGAAGCCAGCTTGAAACGGGTTTTCCAGCCCGAGTTCGTCTATGCTGTGTCACGACGGCCTCAAGCCTACCACGGCCATCCATTCGCAGTAGAGGTTGGATTAGCCTATGGAGGTGGAACTCCTCTCAGCGAAAGCGATAAGCCTATTATACTACGATACGCTAACAAGATCCCCCTGCTCTACGATGAGGGTAGTGATGTAGCAACACTTGTAGTTAAAGAGGATATAGACTGGGGCAACTACATGATATCCTTCCCGGCTCCACTAGCTGTACTCGTGCATGTATGTAGTACTAAAGTCCCATTCAAAGGTGTTGGTAAGGAGAGTATAGCTGACGTCCCAGAGGTTAGAAGAGAGATAAAGCTATCCCTCATGGAAGCGCTTAGAGAGCTGAGAAAACACCTCTTAAAGAAGGCTAGAGAAGAGGATTTAAGAAGAAAAGCTGAACGTATAGCAAAGTACATACCTGAAGTAGTGCGTAGTATAGCATCTGTTATCTCTAGCAACGATAAAAGTATTGAGTCCAAGCTAGCTGAGAAGCTAGTAGTAATAGTCTCTAAGCGCACAGGTATACCAGCCCCCGAGATACTCAGCGTGCTTGAGACTGTTGAAGTCGGAGGGTAG